atcttgtgtttgcttccctgtctctatccatttgcatacttatccacactagtgaccggagcaatctagcgaaggtcacaaacttaacactttctgttataccaaagtcctcactgattttgtgcatcaatattgTACAAATGAAAGGTATGGTGACTATAGaagctaaaaataaataaacagaaaataaaggaaaagtgacaaagaaaaatattagtTTGTGTCGTTCTCATTGTAATAGTCTGTCATGTGATATATTTTATACATTGTAATATGAACGATGAGtaagtgttttgttttttttgtcaaacaatatatttgttagattagagaaTTGACGGGGTTCGAATCCACGTCGTGGTGCAAGGCCACCACTAGTCTCCACTACTGTGGTAGAGTGCCACTTGTGGTCAGTAAGTTATTAAATGGTGTGAGAATTACACCAAAATATTCATTAGTTTTggagtaatgctagagagactaaatttgtagacaaaattttaaaaactaaaagacaTAAAAGttaatgattggtttattacttaagtgttaataaacatgcttattcctattggtgacacattatttagtttacaaattttgtctataaatttagtctctGTGGCATTACCCTTAGTTTTAGGCTTTGTAATCAAAATGGTCTTAGAGATTGGTACAACTCTTTACTTTGGTCCCAAATATTGAAAATTGATAGAAGTAATCCCTGAGTTTGTTCACCGTAAATCATTTTGGTGCATCCGTGAAAAGTCTGTCAACACCATCTTTAAATTGTCATATGAGCGACCACAAGACAACCTTTTCCatagtatttttgtcaaactaaCTCCTTTTATTAACCAAAATGGTCGAGTTTGGTATAACCTCTCATTTTGATTACTAACAATGAATATCAATAGATGTGGTCCTTGAGTTTGTCTAtcgtaaatcattttggtcattctatgaaaaatttatcaatatactCGTTAAATTGTCATGTGAGCGACCGCGTGATCACCTTTTAAAGGGCATTTTTACCAAACCAACCCCTCCACTTAACAAGAATATTGATAGAGTTTTCAAGGAAGGAACAAAATGATTTACGATGGTCAAACTCAATGACCACTTCTATCAGTTTTCATTGTTAGGGACTAAAATAAAGAGTCATGTCGATATCAGGAACTATTTTGGTTAAAAGGGGttggtttgataaaaaaatacatttaaaaGGGTGGTTACATGGTCGCTCATGTAACAACTCAATGAtgatattgatagattttttactgaatgatcaaaataatttatGGTGGATAAAGTCAAAAACCACGTCTATCGATTTTGTAATCTTAGAAACTAAAACGAAGAATTATGACAATCTCAAAAATCATAAGTTTAACTAAAAACTCTTCTTGTTATACAtcaaaattaatgaatgtgCTTTTGTAGAGGACGTAAATGTGTCAACGAATCAGACCTTCACTAGTTAAAACCATCCCTACTAATGCTGTTTGAAAAGTAAGTACTAATATGATTAATGATTGTACAGAAAAATAAGTACTAATATGATTAATGATTGtacagaaaaaaatatattatctgAACAGCTCATCGTGCATGTTGATTGATGtaaagtgaatttttttttttttggtaaacttgGGAAGGTGGAACTTGGGAAGGAATTTCACATTCTTGGGGTGATCAATATAATGAGATTGTAAGTCTAGTTAAACATGCTTAATTAAACATTTAAgcatcttttatttatttgttttcattctttATTCCTTCTTAATTTGTTGTAATTGTTTGGAACAACTAGCAAGACAAATCTAGCTAGCTAGCATTCACTGCACAATGAAAGATTATTCGTATTTGGAAATGAATAATTAGTTAAAACCTGTATTATTAGGCAAATGGGATCGTAAATATTTGTATCTTAAACCTTCACAGTCAGAGATATTCGAGTCAATTAGTTAAAAGCTATGAAAATTGTGAATGTGACAGACTACGTACTAAAGTCTGGattatttgagagagagagagacatgaGTCTCGCAGCCGACTGGTCCCTCATCTGAGCAGAAAGAACCATAGAAAGTTAGGCAACCACGCACATTTTCAAAGATGTCGatcatgaaaaatatttcacAAATAAATTCAGGGAAGACTTTCTGTTTAAATTATTAACCCAGAAATAAAGCTCCATCTCTTGGTAGCTAGCCTTTCTGCTACGTACTCTTGTTGCATTAAACTAAACCTTATTAAAGCAAAAATAATCACACCTTAGGTGATAGGTTTAGGGAAATGGTTAATGATTTTAGCAAgttcttgtttattttttaatttttaatttttttttctttaatcaaTTTAAATGCTAAAATTAAACAACGATGTGCACCACAAATAAGAGGGTGTGTGAAAATTATATCTCTATATCTAGAGAAAATTATGGCAATGGTTCTTTAactttaataaaattgaagTAATGGTctctcaaataaaaatttatgatcATTGGTCCCTTAATTCTTTCAAACATGCaactatagtcattttcatcaattccaTAAGAACGTCcatcaaaatgagtcacgtTTCATGCAATGAGGCTGAATCGAAGGACAaatatgaaaaaccaaatgagaaaaattgtagCAGTGGTCTCTCAACTCTAACCCAACTAGAGAAatagtctctcaactttaactcaattagagtAATGATCCTTCAACCTTAAcgtaattgtagcaatggttattcaaacataacttattttgacagaaTTCTAACGGagttaacaaaaaaatcatagctgcacgttttgatgagtcaAGAGACCAATGatcatggatttttagttgaagaacAATTGctctaattgggttaaagttgagaggcAATTGCTACAATCTTCtcctatatttatttattattatctaCGTTTACAATGAACCATCTACTCCATGAAGCAAGATATTAaaaaaggacaaggattgtctgcccttccattttccatgccctcctgttttgtgtgatcacagttaagccacgttaacattttatatattttttataaagataataaaacaaaaatgaatagtaatataaaatattgacgtggcttaaccgtgaccacacaaacaagagggcatggaagggcatggAAAaaggaagggcagacaatcctttcCATTAAAAAAAGGGCAGGGCTTAACAAAATTCAGTCAAAGGCCTCCTTGATCCAAACATTAATTGATAATCTATTCAAACAGTGGCCCCATTAGTCTTATTTTAACATTAATCTTATTTTTTACTAAGGTAATTAATAATTGCAAGTGAAATTTGGCATGATTACCGTGGTGTTAAAGGTAAAGACCAAAGCTATATAAAGGGTGAGAAGGCTTAGCTTAAGAGGCAGAAATCCCATTCTTAACAAAGATGGGGAAAATGGGGCCTTCACAAGTGACCTCTCTTGTGGTCACTATACTAGTGGCACTAGTCTCTCTCACATTGCCTTCAGAAACTTCAGCTAACTACCCTTACTCATCTCCACCACCACCGGCTTCTCCTCCCTACCACTACAAGTCACCAccacctccttctccttctcctccagTGTACTCACCACCTAAGCATCCCTACCACCCCaagtcaccaccaccatcaccaaagCCTTACCACTACAAGtccccaccaccacctcctcctccaGTGCACTCACCACCCCCACCAAAGGAGCCTTACCACTACAagtctccaccaccaccacccaagAAACCTCACCATCACAAgtctcctccaccaccacccaGGAAGCCCTACCACCCGGTGCACTCACCCCCACCACCAAAGAAGCCTTACCATTACAAgtctcctccaccaccacccaAGAAGCCCTACCACCCGGTGCACTCACCCCCACCACCAAAGAAGCCTTACCATTACAAgtctcctccaccaccacccaAGAAGCCCTACCACCCGGTGCActccccaccaccaccaaagAAGCCTTACCATTACAAgtctcctccaccaccacccaAGAAGCCCTACCACCCGGTGCACTCACCCCCACCACCAAAGAAGCCTTACCATTACCaatccccaccaccaccaccaccacacaaGAAGCCTCACCACCCAGTTCACTCACCACCTCCACCTAAGAAGCCTTACCACTACACGTCTCCCCCACCACCCCCTCCAGTCCACAAGTCTCCTCCACCACCAGTTcactcaccaccaccaccacctattAAACCTTACAAGCCACCAACACCTCCAACAGTTCACCCACCACCCGCTTACATCTATTCATCACCCCCACCTCCTCACCACTACTAGATATTGAGAGCTTAGTTGCATCCAGTTGGTAAGCCTCTCCATTCTATGTTTTTAGATCATATCCATACAACTGCAAGCAATCGccaaataatttgacaaaaaacatCCCTAGCTATAAAATTATAATACACTAGTGTTTACTTCCTTTTTTGTCTAATAATCCATATTGGCATATGCAAGCTTAATGCATTTCCAGCATATCGTCATTACTCAATTAAAGTTTCTTGATATTTAGTAGTACTCAAGTGTAACAAATAGACCAATGACAGAGACCTAACAAGtaacaataatatatatatatatatatatatatatatatatatatatatctttgcAGGTAAAGGAAGAAGAAGTCGAACAGCGCGCCTTATCACCACACAAAGACGAAGAAGAGAAAGACAACGAGTTTCCACGCAGCTGCTGATGTAACGTGTTTTATTTATGCGATATTTGTTAAAGGTCCATATTTTCCTTTCCTTGTAATATTAGACGGTTGTAGGGCACTCATGTTTCATGTAGTTGATTTCCTGTTTGTCGAAAGAGATGGTATATGTATGTCGTTTGTTTCAACCTTCCAATGGAGAGGTgatcataataataataaaataaatagattttccaaattttccttAATTTCTCACACATCTGATATGTTTTATTCTCTTAATAATTAGATTTCCAAATAATGTTAGAGAAACCACATATACAACAGGTGTACCATTTGTTCTGACAAGTGataattagggtaaattacataaaactacctaaattattgggtcattaacaatttcatacctcgtctttaaaaagtttcaatgtcataccttctgTCAGTTGTCcgtcaatttttttgttaaatgctgacgtggcttgagaCTGGACtaactttttattaaaaaaattaattaaatattattaaaaactaaaaaaatcatttaatatttttaaatattaaactaataattaattaaagaaaaatttttaaaaaaaatacaaccaGTTTGTCTTCCCCACCCCCTTCTTACCCCACTCGAGCCCACTCCCTCTCTGTCTAATCCCGCTTACAAACCCCTCCCCTCACCTTCTTCCCCAGCCTACCCGTTCCCCCACCTCTCTCCTGCACCACCAAAACCAGAACCACTCACCCACCGCCGTCCTCTCCTCCTCCATCTTTGATTCGAGCTCCATTTTCAAAAATTCCTCCCCGAATCGACCCAAACAACCACAAAAAGCACCCACTTCGCCCAAGTAGGTAAGAAATTACGGATTTGGAAAATGGCAATCCCCAAATATGGGGCGATTTCTGCAGCAACATCaccattcccttttttttttctttgcaacTGACATCACCATTTCCATCCCAACATGAATAGCAACTTGAACAACATGCACACACCCATTCGAGGACTGCGATCCAGTTCCCAGTCTGGGTTCGGATCGACACCATCGTTTTGGTGGTGAATGAGGGAGGTGAGGGGACGGGTAGGCTGGGGAAGAAGGTGAGGGGAGGGGTTTGTAAGCGggattagagagagagggagtgggCTCAGTGAGGGGAGAAGGGGGTGTGGAAGACGAActggggtttttattttttttattttttattttttaaacttttctttaattaattattattttaatatttaaaaatttttaaatgatttttttagtttttaataatatttaattaatttttttaataaaaagtgaGCCCACCTtatgccacgtcagcatttaacaaaggaattgacagacaactgacggaaggtatgacattgcaacaaaatcaaagataaggtatgatattgaaactttttaaagaagaggtatgaaactgttaatgacccaatagttgaggtagttttatgtaatttaccctgaTAATTACATGTTACCTCAATTAATGTGCTTATCTCATTGCTAGTTGTAATATCACTTGCCACATTATATGGTGATGTGGTGTATATATGTGGCATCATTAACATCACTCGAGATTCCTCGTAATTAATAATATATCTGAGTGTTGTTAACAAATAAAAGGATGAGAAAGAAGAGCTAACAAGAGTTGGTTAAGTTGGTAAGAATTATTCTCTTCGCTAGATCAAATTTTATGTTCAAGTTCAGCTGCTGACAATCCCTCTTAGTAGATGATCGTAAAAACGAAAAAAGGGGCTAAGACCCCTTCTGTAAGTCTTCCATAAGGCTTGCGTATGCCTTGATCTTGGGATGGGATATCCTCCTGCACCCCTAAACtttttattaacaaaaaaaaaagaatgagaaaaaagaaaaaattatttacAAATGCTCTTGTTccataaacacaaaataaagaAGGCTAAAAATTGTTAAAATGCCTACATAACCAAAAGATTACATTTATTTTTGTACTAACTAACAACATGTATTTATAAAGACCTAATTCTAAAACAAACTGGaaagtaatctaattaattctaacgaaaaacataaaaatacactaacataaaataaaccGTTTGATAACTTTTTCCAATGTGTACTTGGCCACCTTTTaatcacaaaaaataatataactaGTTTGACCCCTTCATTGAGCTaacaattataaaatataaaaatttcagaagaaataaatatataaagaaaaatactGTTCGTACCACATGTTCGCTGCAAGTGCAAAGAAATCTGAATAGCCACAACTTTAGGAAGAAGTAAGTTTTGTGGACTCTTTCTTAAAAggcttaaatgttaaaatggTTCTTCTGGTATAAGCATATGGTCAATTTagtgtttatattttttattgggcttcattgacacaccccgacccataatgtccactaggactccgaatcgagatgtgctggccgacacctggaaggtgacgaagccataaagtgtgatgatgaagaaaattgtgaataaatttaaacctaagagtgcctaaatatcAAAGTGCATtggtgagcaggaatgaactcacttcacacgtgacgttagagcataagcaagtacagaaaaatgatataagaatcgtaccctcgaaatagTCTCTGATACTAAGAATCGCTGCGAGTCTTTGGTGATAATAAAACTTAGCTAATAATACCTGGAGGAtgaagacaagacaagggtgagtggcaaTGTAAGTAAAATActaatagaaaacatataacACATGTAATCCCTCGTTACAACatatgtatagtttccaaagaAATCATAATGTACCACAACACAACATCTCATcaataatatcaaataatcaaGCGATTAATAACTCATAATAGTAcgcaagtcagagtcacctctagtgacctatacgacatattcatatctcatcacatctctcatcaatcatggctagcatataagtcggagtcacttctagtgacctatacgacatatccatacatcatcacatatctcatccatcatggctagcatataagtcggagtcgcCTCTAGTGACTTATATGACATATTCACATCTCATCAAATGTCTTATCCATCATGGCTAATACCGTGTACTTACTTGAATTTACTTAAACTTAACTGAACTTACCTGAATGTCCtacgttcacctttgcacttcagagcGCTCATAGTaacacaattatatataatgcatcatataccaattcatatacgaattataaacttatatgcatggcattcaaggcataatctcatttaaacatatttctgggaaaatatcaagtatgttgatgcacaaaaccggagatcttgaaacaacgtaaatctgaccgtgaatctgcatgaaatgtaaataacacaagatgtatcgtggttcaccccaaggtttgagctacgtccacactgatattgtatttatctgagaggtgagggagagaacctctgaatatgagaggggatgtgagaagggtgagaaggcttaagaaatggcccccctcattgtgagggtgatgagtccttttatagaataagggctcctcacttattacatatttaccccttcctttatcacataattacatttaagtcccccgagtatttgtacgagatctaaatacgaggccctaaatatgatataaacagtagtcccccaagtctttagtcaagagagtcttttagctggagacttgaaatttagtccatgtgtgggccgaagtaactagatgttgtcttgaactgatgttcaactagaagtagcacatgttgcgaggctgcgaggctcgtggcttatgttgccttggttagctcAGCTTGtagcgttgaaggtgagggagtcccttttatagaataagggctcgctcctcaatacatgaatgataggctagagttaatactctctaatgatggtgagggagtcccttttataaaataaaggttcgctcctcagtacatgaataatgggttaggagtgatgctcgcggcgaggcagttacgcaactggcggcgatgctctctaacgaaggtgagggagtcccttttataaaataaaggctcgctcctcaatacataagtgatgggctaagtcccccaagtatttttcatgagtgactaatgaaagtgagggaattccttttatagaataagggctcgctcctcagtacatagataatgggctaggtcccccaagtattttccatatggcccagttgaggcccaatatatggtacataatgtagtcccccaagtcttcggtcaatagagtctgttggctggagacttcaaattgaatccatgtatgggccgaagtggcggttgttcggaagcggtatttgtataccttgaattgaagctttgtaggtaaagctttgcaagtgaagctttgaaactgtagctctgtaaataaagcttttgaagctagagctttgtaaatgaagtttttgaagatagagctctgtaaatgaagcttttgaagctagagcttttgtaaatgaagcttttgaagctgattgacatgagtgatactcatgaatgtttatgttgagtgatgctcatggatgttgacatgagtgatgctcatgaatgttgacatgagtgatgctcatggatgttgacatgagtgatgctcatgaatgtttatgtatgattgataggagtaatactcatgaatgtttatgtatgactgacatgagtaatgcttatgtataatttgggagtactgggcatacttttgatcacctggttggtggtaatagcggcaggttgttgaataattgtggagtactgggcgtacttttgatcgcctggttggagctattttgggcttatgggtcttcgccctttacacaacattccaacccatttattttaggcttttgccctttttttttggtattattaccctctgatggggtttatacatatgtctccgaaagataagaaaaataaattacatcatacaaaaacaagaaaagtaaatcacatcattctggtggggagTTTATTCTTTTTTTGAAAAGAGGAACATGCATGATTCAGAAGTTGGTGGTCGACAGTTGGTTTTCAGAAAATGGGCAGGTTCATGATGATGAAGAATCTTATCTTGTCGCTTTGCCCACGCTGTCCATGACCCAATCACTGCTGGCCTTGACCCCAACCCTGGCCGACTCAGGGAGCTCAAAACATTGTTCCTTGAGCAGCCCAATACAAAGGCCAAATCCCTCACCATATAGCTCATTGACCTTCACGGGCCCCTAACCCAACAATGCTTCGGAATGGCAGCTTTAACATCGGCTAATTTGAATGGCGGCGGTGCACCCAGATCAAATCCCACCTCCTCTTCTCCGCCATTAACGCCGTTAACCCTCTCATCCTCCTTTTCGACTGAAGCTACCCTCAACGGAGCGCTCACGTTAAGACCCcatcttctctctctaaacaacCCATCTGCGATTTTGGTCGAATCCCATCTCAGATCCGCCAAGCTCTGGTTTGACCAAAAAACCCAAACTTTTGACGGGTAGCTAGAGCAAATTGCGGTTCTGGGTCGATTCCAAACTTGCGGGAGAGGCTTTAGGCCGCATTCAGAAAGGACCCAACTCGCCATTGGAGACCCAAATGGAGCAGAAACCAACACCAGGGCACAGCAGATCTGGACTCTTTTCTCATGGGCCAAAGCCATCCATCTCATTTCTTCCCCGCTCAGCCGCcaccctctctcctctcctctcctctctctctctaagtcaGAGAAATGATAAAGCGGCGATTCTACAAGCTAGAACATGGCGACAAAGATGGCCCCTCAAATTTGTCTTCATCCTCAAATTCGGAAATAGAACCACAAGCCACAGACGACtccgatgaagaagaagaatatgatgCAGTCGAACAACTCAAGGACGATGCTCAATCTTGCTCTACCTCCTCTGGATATCAGAGTGAGGATAGCTCAGCTAATAAAGCTTTGAAAGATGATGATGCTTCAACAGGACATGAAATACCATATCTTATTGCCGATCAGTTGCTTGGTAAAAGTGGTTCAGAATTACTAGAGGAAGAATCTTACATCATGCCAAACGAGGAATAAATACCAGTAGATTTACTAGACTGTATCGTGAAATGCAAATCAACTTTCAAATGCAAGTTATGCCCTAGAGTTGTCTGTTTGAATGAGAAGAGTTTAAGGGCTCATCTGAAGGTAGGCTGAAGACCATACTGAACGCTGATGGGAAAATTGATGAAGAAAAGACCCCTACTTTATATGCAAAAATTCTTGCTAATTCACAGGGTATGCCGagaaagaaaagtaaaagacaGGACAAGAATGGGTCGAAAAAGAGGACGAGATATGGTGTATGGTGGTCAGCAATCTAAAGGGAACCCTACGTATTGATGCTAGTATTGGTTAGAAGGAACTTGGACTAATGTTGGAGTTTGTGGCACAGCCGTTTTGTAAACACTTGCCTTGTAATGAGACCTCCATTTATAAGACAGATCTTGATTATGGCTCTAGAATTTGGAATTTAGAGTGGATTGGTGagcatggagagagagagagctctgtttctgtgtctctgtgtgggttttgcagattcacggctgaggtgaaaaattaagaaagaacGGACATatcttttcgtgtcgattcccacagacggcaccaaatgttgatggaggtcttggaacaacgtaaatccgaccatgaatctgcatgaaatgtaaataacacaagatgtatcgtggttcaccccaaggtttgggctacgtccacactgatattgtatttatctgagaggtgagggagagaacctttGAATATGATAGGGGATGTGAGAAGGGTGAGAAGGCTTAAGAAATAGCCTCCCCTCATTGTAAGGGTGaggggtgaggagtccttttatagaataagggctcctcacttattacatatttaccccttcctttatcacataattacatttaagtcccccaagtatttgtacgagatctacatac
This genomic interval from Malus domestica chromosome 05, GDT2T_hap1 contains the following:
- the LOC103416298 gene encoding extensin-3-like, whose translation is MGKMGPSQVTSLVVTILVALVSLTLPSETSANYPYSSPPPPASPPYHYKSPPPPSPSPPVYSPPKHPYHPKSPPPSPKPYHYKSPPPPPPPVHSPPPPKEPYHYKSPPPPPKKPHHHKSPPPPPRKPYHPVHSPPPPKKPYHYKSPPPPPKKPYHPVHSPPPPKKPYHYKSPPPPPKKPYHPVHSPPPPKKPYHYKSPPPPPKKPYHPVHSPPPPKKPYHYQSPPPPPPHKKPHHPVHSPPPPKKPYHYTSPPPPPPVHKSPPPPVHSPPPPPIKPYKPPTPPTVHPPPAYIYSSPPPPHHY
- the LOC103402230 gene encoding uncharacterized protein; translated protein: MIKRRFYKLEHGDKDGPSNLSSSSNSEIEPQATDDSDEEEEYDAVEQLKDDAQSCSTSSGYQSEDSSANKALKDDDASTGHEIPYLIADQLLVPVDLLDCIVKCKSTFKCKLCPRVVCLNEKSLRAHLKGMPRKKSKRQDKNGSKKRTRYGVWWSAI